AGCTTTTATCAACATAAATACCTAGAAAATTAACATCTGACTTTTTAAGGTTATTCTACGTGTATTCATTCTCATTTgactttattcattcattggaTTTTGTATTGCCATTACAGGATTATTATAAACTTTTAGACAGTGCAGATGAAAAAGTGCAAATAGCAAACCAAGTTTATGATACAGTAAGTACTGGCAACCTTCATTGGTGAATGACACTTTGATTGGAATTTTGAGTTCATCTTTAAttaaattaaagggatggtccgggctgaaagtatttatagcttaataaatagagtagaattcattgagcaaaatgccaaaattttcatcaaaatcggataacaaataacaaagttattgaattttaaagttcagcaatattttgtgaaaacagtcgtcatgaatattcattaggtgggctgatgatgtcacatccccacttgttttgtattttattatatgaaattaggtttattaaaaaattttcctccaagaactagaaaaattggactgacaactgatttagtgcattagatatttattgctgcaaattatttcattataaggagacatattattcacacaagtatgaaataatgaaaaaattatgattttatgcaataacataagaaaacggaaagtggggatgtgacatcgacatcagcccacctcatgaatattcatgacgacttttttcacaaaatattgctaaactttaaacttcaataactttattatttgttatccgattttgatgaaattttcggcattttgctcagtgaattctactctatgtattaagatataaatattttcagcccggaccatccctttaagttaaTATATTTGTATCTGCCATGTTGCAATCTCTTTATGAGATCTTGCATTTGTGTTGCTTTTATTCTATGTTTGAGAACATCAAATTATCAGCTGAAGCAGAAGAAGTAGCACCATTGCGTCAATAATCTAAGTTTTAGGTGTGTTATAAAAGTcacatattattgttattgtacaATATTACAGTGGCAAATATTACATGGTTTATTAGCAGTAATGTTACAACATATTAAATTTTATCTAGCTATACAGGGAAGtgtttttgtaaaaagaaattacTTTTGATTTGCTGCTAATTTTCTACCTTCCCTTTTCTTCATGACTTTGTTAATCACAGGTGGAAAGATATTTACGAAAACTTGATCAAGAAGTAAGTAGGTTCAAGATGGAACTTGAAGCAGATCATGCAGGTATTACAGAGATTCTTGAGAGAAGTAAGTACTCTGTTAATTTCATTATACTTAATTCATTTTGTCTTTCCAATAATAGTGAAAGTATTACTTTATGAGTTAAATGACAGAATTTTGACGGTTTCCAATTTGAATGTAGGCAtaagcaatgaaataaaaaaattattaaaaaacctGTCACACCTATCCATTTAAGCTATATGGGTCTGCTGGATGCAGGGATTTTCTAGCACGCATCAAGGTATCTGCAAGCAGAAAAGAATTAGGCAAGTTGTGCGTGCATCTTACCTACTGGATACCACCTTTCACTTTTTTTGAttgaccaataactcaattttTCGTGTTACCGGCGGGCATATCATGTGCTCGCCCTAGTGACACTCTTGTCTGCAAATGTAATGTAATTGaacattattgattttattgtctcacctgcgaagcagagtgagactataggcgccgcttttcccgACGGCGACAGCGGAGGCGGcttcaacaccaaatcttaacctaaggttaagtttttgaaatgtcatcataacttagaaaatatatggacctagttcatgaaacttggacacaaggttaatcaagtattactgaacatcctgcttgagtttcacgtcacatgaccaaggtcaaaggtcattaagggtcaatgaactttggccaaattgggggtatctgttgaattaccatcataactttgaaagtctatggatctgattcatgaaacttggacataatagtaatcaagtatcactgaacatcctgtgcaaatttcaggtcacatgaccaacgtcaaaggtcaatgaactttggccataatgggggtatctgttgaattaccatcataactttgaaagtttatggatctagtccataaaacgtggacatatgAGTAaccaagcatcactgaacatcttgtgtgagtttcatgtcacatgaccaaggtcaaaggtcaatcgACTTTGGCAATgttggggggtatttgttgaattaccatcataactctgtaagtatattggtctagttcataaaacttggacataagagtcctcaagtatcactgaacatctcatgcgagtttcaggtcgcatgaccaaagtcaaggtcatttaaggtcattgaactttggccattttagaggtaatttagattgctgtcataactttcaaagtatgtggatataggggtaatcaagtatcactgacgagttttaggtcacatgatcaaggtcaagtatcaatgaacgtagtattgtatcatatgaatagtgttttttgtgaataattattttatagtagttttcaaagtcagcactgctgctatattgaaacgcgtgatgcaggtgagaccgccagaggcattatttattcatattatctttaaaaagacaGGGTTGTCCCGTTCAAGCCAAATGGCCTGCTTTTCAaacgtacatgtatacagaatTTACAACCAATGTAGATCAAATGGTCAAAGGgtaaggtcacagtgacatgttttcatcttaccttctgcagtccttgtaaatgtgATAACGTCAGTTTAACTTattctaggctcatataatttgttgtgtatgatactagcatggatcctagaaagcctattgattttgaagtcaagaggtcaaaggtcaaggtcacagtggcATGCTTTCATCtcacccttctgaagtccttgtaaacatgataacttcagtttaacttaacctaggctcatatcaTTTGGAGTGTATGATACTAGTACTGATcccaagaatttttttaattttgaggtcagaaggtcaaaggtgaagttgcCACCTTCCACCTGCTTGACCAATACATGTAACTCCATTTTCCGCATTACACGTGGGCATATTATATGCttgccttagcgacactcttgtcaTGTAATATCTATACTTAATCTTAATTTCTATTACATTTCTGTAATTAATCTACCtcttataaaaataaatacatacatacatatagtaaatggtagtaaaatacaaGCTGTGATTGGCTAGATTTGTACCACATGGTACCACGTGACCTCCCTTCAATTCGATTTTTGGAGGGTAAAACTCGAGTTAAATGAATGGGGAGAATATCGATTAATGGcaatgcgcatttagccagtCAGTCCTGCACGTACGATTTACTAAGCACATGCAATGCATTGAATCTCAATTTTTATAGTGATGTCACCTTTTCCTGACTTGTGCAACTTTACATTATGGATGGTACGTGTGCAACAGTACAAATGTTttacattcagcctcccatttgcttgtGTACAAGCttagtaggcgttgtacaatttaCTATAATAAATTGTGAACTTTCTATCATACACTATTACTGGACTATATGAACtccaaatataaaattatccCTCATGTCGGTCTATTTCACCTCGGCCTCAGTGAAAGAAACCTTCACTCAGGATAATTTTACATTTGTTAACATATAATCCAGTATGTTGTACAACAGTTTGTACACTATTTATATAATATGACTAAAGATTTCCCCTCTTTTATACAGGATCTTTAGAATTAGATAGTTCACAACAGATGAAGTCGGGTTCAGCCAAATCTGATAGTAAGTAAAGTGATGAACTTTGAATGTCATTTTATATTCCCTAGTAAGAATGTAGGAGATAATGAATACTCACTTGTAAAGGGGATGATGCATTGGTTATTTTATCATTAACTTCTTCAACAGATAGATTCCAACCTGTCaatgaattatttcaaatattagcTCTTATTTGATAGGGCACAAAAGAATCTACTAGTGCACAGTTGCCATTGATGTCTGGTGGTCAATAGCCCCCATTTTATTCAAAGTCCAAGAAACACTTTATATCTAAAATAGAATATTGtctatatatcatttttcttgaaaagaacatggagaaaatattaaaatatgaatactgATACCAGTTTCGACTTGGAACAAAAGTTGACActactaaaatacaaattttgacactgCAGATTTActtcaaacaaaatattgaatttcagtTTCTGTCTTGCCTGCATTGTAGAGCAAGGCTCTAGGCGCCGCTTTTTTTATGGCGATGGtgttgtcaacattgaaatctcaaccaaggttaagttttttaaatgtcttcataacttaaaaagtatatggacttagttcatgaaacttggacatgtgggtaatcaagtattactgaacttGCTTGATTTTTAGGTCACACaactaggtcaaaggtcatttaggacacaacagtaaccatgtatccctgaatatcttgtgtgcctttcaggtcacatgaccatgatcaaagatcatttaaggtcaatgaactttggctgtgttaggggtatttgttgaattggcatcataacttcgaaagttaaTGGAACTACACAttaagttcatgaaacatagacataagggttatcaagtatgttttgcacatgtcttaggtcacatggtcGTAATCAAAGGCCATTTTGGGTCAGTGGACATAGTATTCTATTAtatcaatgttttcttttgtgaataattttaaagtcagcactgctgctatatcaaatcgcgtaatacaggcgagactgccagaggcgttctactttttacaatataattatgttatttgCTGGATAATTGCCCACACTTTATTATAACTATCTTACACGATTTGAAGTATTTCATTCTGAATGtgtcatattttgtttattactattttgactatggtatttttttttcaacagagaGAAAGGTATCCCATGATAACCATGTAGACAAACGGGTAAATGCAGACAAGATCCTATCCACCTTGGCAACCAATGCAGTGCAGGACATTACACCAGCAAGAAGTAGTAATCTTAGTAGTAATAGCAATACATTGGTGAATTCAAGAGAAGGCAACTCTCAACCATCCTTACCATACAGCTTGGATAATGTGGGTTCATCAAGCGCAATAGCAATGGCTGCAGCACAAGCTGTATCAAATACATTACATGTAAGTTCTTATTGTAACTGTGATGACAGGCCAAAATGTATTATcctgattttacagaataaAGATGGCTGAATATGTTTATGCATGTTAAGTTTGTTAACCTTAATTCTGCACAA
This genomic interval from Lytechinus pictus isolate F3 Inbred chromosome 3, Lp3.0, whole genome shotgun sequence contains the following:
- the LOC129255408 gene encoding inhibitor of growth protein 3-like, encoding MLYLEDYLEMIEQLPIELKERFTEMREMDLQIENSVDTIEEKVKKFFEAAKKLKTESKQQQYESLRKDYYKLLDSADEKVQIANQVYDTVERYLRKLDQEVSRFKMELEADHAGITEILERRSLELDSSQQMKSGSAKSDKRKVSHDNHVDKRVNADKILSTLATNAVQDITPARSSNLSSNSNTLVNSREGNSQPSLPYSLDNVGSSSAIAMAAAQAVSNTLHMQPGRRTASLKASYEAIKSGGYSLGRDFTYGNTSTAEGAPSSSSSTKSSRHRIKK